One genomic segment of Gossypium arboreum isolate Shixiya-1 chromosome 3, ASM2569848v2, whole genome shotgun sequence includes these proteins:
- the LOC108476262 gene encoding uncharacterized protein LOC108476262 isoform X1, translating to MKIAVIGGGISGVVSAYTLAKAGADVVLYEKEEYLGGHSKTVHFDGVDLDLGFMVFNRVTYPNMMELFESLGIDMEPSDMSLSVSLNEGKGCEWGSRNGLSGLFAQKSNLFYPHFWQMLREILKFKNDVISYLELLENNPDIDRNETLGQFIKSKGYSELFQKAYLVPVCGSIWSCPTERVMDFSAFSILSFCRNHHLLQLFGRPQWMTVRWRSHRYVNKVREELESRGCQIRTGCEVHSVLSDAEGCTVLSGDDSQELYQGCIMAVHAPDALRLLGNQATYDESTVLGAFQYVYSDIYLHRDKNLMPKNPAAWSAWNFLGSTDKNVSLTYWLNVLQNLGETSLPFLVTLNPDYTPQHTLLKWRTGHPVPSVAATKASLQLDRIQGKRGIWFCGAYLGYGFHEDGLKAGMIAANGLLGKSCNILSNPKHMVPSLMETGARLFVTRFLSHFISTGCVILLEEGGTMFTFEGTSNKCSLKTVIKVHSPHFYWKVMTEADLGLADSYINGDFSFVDKNDGLLNLIMILIANRDLISSNSKLNKKRGWWTPLLFTAALTSAKYFFKHALRQNTLTQARRNVSRHYDLSKDLFALFLDETMTYSCAVFKTEDEDLKDAQHRKISLLIEKARIDNKHEILEIGCGWGSLAIEVVKRTGCKYTGITLSEEQLKLAEKRVKEAGLQENIRFQLRDYRQLPSTYKYDRIISCEMIEAVGHECMEDFFGCCESVLAEDGLLVLQFTSLPEERYDEYRQSSDFIKEYIFPGACIPSLTRVATAMNAASRLCVEHVENIGLHYYQTLRHWRKNFLEKQSKINALGFSDKFIRTWEYHFDYCAAGFKSNTLGNYQVVLSRPGNVAALGNPFKGFPSAA from the exons ATGAAAATAGCAGTGATAGGTGGAGGGATAAGTGGGGTGGTATCAGCCTATACTTTAGCCAAAGCCGGTGCAGATGTAGTGCTTTATGAGAAAGAAGAATATTTGGGAGGCCATTCCAAGACCGTTCACTTCGATGGTGTTGATTTAGACCTTGGTTTCATGGTCTTTAATCGC GTTACATATCCAAATATGATGGAGTTGTTTGAGAGCCTTGGGATTGATATGGAACCATCTGATATGTCACTCTCAGTGAGCCTTAATGAAGGCAAAGGCTGTGAATGGGGCAGCCGTAATGGCCTCTCAGGCTTGTttgcccaaaaatccaacctcttctATCCTCACTTTTGGCAAATGCTTAGAGAAATTCTCAAGTTCAAGAATGATGTTATTAG TTATCTTGAATTGCTCGAAAACAACCCGGATATTGACCGTAATGAAACATTGGGACAGTTCATAAAATCAAAGGGTTACTCTGAATTATTTCAGAAGGCTTATCTG GTGCCTGTATGTGGTTCAATATGGTCATGCCCTACAGAAAGAGTTATGGATTTTTCAGCTTTCTCTATTCTTTCATTTTGCCGCAATCATCATCTACTTCAG CTCTTTGGACGACCACAGTGGATGACCGTTCGATGGCGTTCACATCGTTACGTCAATAAG GTTAGAGAAGAGCTGGAGAGTAGAGGTTGTCAAATAAGAACTGGTTGCGAGGTGCATTCTGTTTTGAGTGATGCTGAAG GTTGCACTGTATTATCTGGAGATGACTCTCAAGAGTTATATCAAGGTTGCATAATGGCTGTTCATGCACCAGATGCTTTGAGATTGTTAGGGAATCAAGCAACATATGATGAATCAACAGTGCTTGGTGCTTTCCAATATGTCTATAG TGATATTTATCTTCATCGTGACAAAAATTTAATGCCCAAAAACCCAGCAGCATGGAGTGCGTGGAATTTTCTTGGAAGTACAGACAAGAATGTATCTTTGACATACTGGCTTAATGTGCTTCAG AATCTAGGAGAAACAAGCCTACCCTTTTTGGTAACTCTCAATCCAGATTATACACCACAACACACCTTGCTTAAGTGGAGAACAGGCCATCCAGTACCATCTGTTGCTGCAACAAAAGCTTCTCTTCAGCTTGATCGGATTCAAGGAAAGAGAGGAATCTGGTTTTGTGGAGCATACCTGG GCTATGGCTTCCATGAAGATGGATTAAAG GCTGGGATGATTGCTGCAAACGGTCTGCTGGGAAAAAGTTGTAATATTCTGAGCAATCCAAAGCATATGGTGCCCTCTCTGATGGAAACAGGGGCACGTCTTTTTGTTACTAGATTCCTCAGTCATTTTATATCAACCGGCTGTGTGAT TTTATTGGAAGAAGGTGGTACTATGTTTACCTTTGAAGGAACTAGCAATAAGTGTTCTCTAAAAACTGTAATTAAAGTTCACAGTCCACATTTTTACTGGAAG GTTATGACAGAGGCAGATTTAGGCCTTGCAGATTCATATATCAATGGGGATTTTTCTTTTGTTGATAAAAATGATGGTCTGCTCAACCTTATAATG ATTCTTATCGCCAACAGAGATTTGATTTCTTCCAACTCAAAACTGAATAAGAAAAG GGGTTGGTGGACACCATTGTTGTTTACAGCTGCTTTAACATCAGCAAAGTATTTCTTCAAGCATGCCTTAAGACAAAATACTCTTACACAAGCTCGTAGGAACGTTTCTCGCCATTACGACCTG AGTAAGGACCTTTTTGCACTCTTCTTGGATGAGACAATGACATACTCCTGCGCAGTATTTAAG ACAGAAGATGAGGATTTGAAAGATGCACAACACAGAAAGATCTCTCTTTTGATTGAAAAA GCAAGAATTGATAACAAGCATGAAATTCTTGAGATTGGATGTGGTTGGGGAAGCTTAGCTATCGAGGTTGTCAAACGAACCGGATGCAAATATACCGGCATTACTTTATCCGAAGAGCAACTCAAACTTGCAGAAAAAAGAGTGAAGGAAGCTGGACTTCAG GAAAATATAAGATTTCAACTCCGAGACTATCGACAACTACCTAGCACCTACAAGTATGACAGAATTATATCTTG TGAGATGATAGAAGCTGTTGGCCATGAATGCATGGAGGACTTCTTCGGTTGTTGCGAATCCGTGTTAGCAGAAGATGGACTTCTTGTTTTACAA TTCACATCACTACCAGAAGAACGGTACGATGAATACAGGCAAAGTTCAGATTTTATCAAGGAATACATCTTCCCTGGTGCATGCATACCTTCTTTGACTAGGGTAGCAACAGCCATGAATGCTGCATCCAGACTCTG TGTGGAGCATGTGGAAAACATAGGACTTCATTACTACCAAACGCTTAGACACTGGAGAAAGAATTTCTTGGAGAAGCAGAG CAAAATCAATGCATTGGGATTCAGTGACAAGTTCATTCGAACATGGGAATACCATTTTGATTATTGTGCTGCTGGTTTCAAGTCCAATACTCTTGGTAATTACCAG GTTGTACTTTCTCGCCCTGGAAATGTAGCTGCACTTGGCAACCCCTTCAAAGGCTTCCCTTCTGCTGCTTAA
- the LOC108476262 gene encoding uncharacterized protein LOC108476262 isoform X2, giving the protein MDFSAFSILSFCRNHHLLQLFGRPQWMTVRWRSHRYVNKVREELESRGCQIRTGCEVHSVLSDAEGCTVLSGDDSQELYQGCIMAVHAPDALRLLGNQATYDESTVLGAFQYVYSDIYLHRDKNLMPKNPAAWSAWNFLGSTDKNVSLTYWLNVLQNLGETSLPFLVTLNPDYTPQHTLLKWRTGHPVPSVAATKASLQLDRIQGKRGIWFCGAYLGYGFHEDGLKAGMIAANGLLGKSCNILSNPKHMVPSLMETGARLFVTRFLSHFISTGCVILLEEGGTMFTFEGTSNKCSLKTVIKVHSPHFYWKVMTEADLGLADSYINGDFSFVDKNDGLLNLIMILIANRDLISSNSKLNKKRGWWTPLLFTAALTSAKYFFKHALRQNTLTQARRNVSRHYDLSKDLFALFLDETMTYSCAVFKTEDEDLKDAQHRKISLLIEKARIDNKHEILEIGCGWGSLAIEVVKRTGCKYTGITLSEEQLKLAEKRVKEAGLQENIRFQLRDYRQLPSTYKYDRIISCEMIEAVGHECMEDFFGCCESVLAEDGLLVLQFTSLPEERYDEYRQSSDFIKEYIFPGACIPSLTRVATAMNAASRLCVEHVENIGLHYYQTLRHWRKNFLEKQSKINALGFSDKFIRTWEYHFDYCAAGFKSNTLGNYQVVLSRPGNVAALGNPFKGFPSAA; this is encoded by the exons ATGGATTTTTCAGCTTTCTCTATTCTTTCATTTTGCCGCAATCATCATCTACTTCAG CTCTTTGGACGACCACAGTGGATGACCGTTCGATGGCGTTCACATCGTTACGTCAATAAG GTTAGAGAAGAGCTGGAGAGTAGAGGTTGTCAAATAAGAACTGGTTGCGAGGTGCATTCTGTTTTGAGTGATGCTGAAG GTTGCACTGTATTATCTGGAGATGACTCTCAAGAGTTATATCAAGGTTGCATAATGGCTGTTCATGCACCAGATGCTTTGAGATTGTTAGGGAATCAAGCAACATATGATGAATCAACAGTGCTTGGTGCTTTCCAATATGTCTATAG TGATATTTATCTTCATCGTGACAAAAATTTAATGCCCAAAAACCCAGCAGCATGGAGTGCGTGGAATTTTCTTGGAAGTACAGACAAGAATGTATCTTTGACATACTGGCTTAATGTGCTTCAG AATCTAGGAGAAACAAGCCTACCCTTTTTGGTAACTCTCAATCCAGATTATACACCACAACACACCTTGCTTAAGTGGAGAACAGGCCATCCAGTACCATCTGTTGCTGCAACAAAAGCTTCTCTTCAGCTTGATCGGATTCAAGGAAAGAGAGGAATCTGGTTTTGTGGAGCATACCTGG GCTATGGCTTCCATGAAGATGGATTAAAG GCTGGGATGATTGCTGCAAACGGTCTGCTGGGAAAAAGTTGTAATATTCTGAGCAATCCAAAGCATATGGTGCCCTCTCTGATGGAAACAGGGGCACGTCTTTTTGTTACTAGATTCCTCAGTCATTTTATATCAACCGGCTGTGTGAT TTTATTGGAAGAAGGTGGTACTATGTTTACCTTTGAAGGAACTAGCAATAAGTGTTCTCTAAAAACTGTAATTAAAGTTCACAGTCCACATTTTTACTGGAAG GTTATGACAGAGGCAGATTTAGGCCTTGCAGATTCATATATCAATGGGGATTTTTCTTTTGTTGATAAAAATGATGGTCTGCTCAACCTTATAATG ATTCTTATCGCCAACAGAGATTTGATTTCTTCCAACTCAAAACTGAATAAGAAAAG GGGTTGGTGGACACCATTGTTGTTTACAGCTGCTTTAACATCAGCAAAGTATTTCTTCAAGCATGCCTTAAGACAAAATACTCTTACACAAGCTCGTAGGAACGTTTCTCGCCATTACGACCTG AGTAAGGACCTTTTTGCACTCTTCTTGGATGAGACAATGACATACTCCTGCGCAGTATTTAAG ACAGAAGATGAGGATTTGAAAGATGCACAACACAGAAAGATCTCTCTTTTGATTGAAAAA GCAAGAATTGATAACAAGCATGAAATTCTTGAGATTGGATGTGGTTGGGGAAGCTTAGCTATCGAGGTTGTCAAACGAACCGGATGCAAATATACCGGCATTACTTTATCCGAAGAGCAACTCAAACTTGCAGAAAAAAGAGTGAAGGAAGCTGGACTTCAG GAAAATATAAGATTTCAACTCCGAGACTATCGACAACTACCTAGCACCTACAAGTATGACAGAATTATATCTTG TGAGATGATAGAAGCTGTTGGCCATGAATGCATGGAGGACTTCTTCGGTTGTTGCGAATCCGTGTTAGCAGAAGATGGACTTCTTGTTTTACAA TTCACATCACTACCAGAAGAACGGTACGATGAATACAGGCAAAGTTCAGATTTTATCAAGGAATACATCTTCCCTGGTGCATGCATACCTTCTTTGACTAGGGTAGCAACAGCCATGAATGCTGCATCCAGACTCTG TGTGGAGCATGTGGAAAACATAGGACTTCATTACTACCAAACGCTTAGACACTGGAGAAAGAATTTCTTGGAGAAGCAGAG CAAAATCAATGCATTGGGATTCAGTGACAAGTTCATTCGAACATGGGAATACCATTTTGATTATTGTGCTGCTGGTTTCAAGTCCAATACTCTTGGTAATTACCAG GTTGTACTTTCTCGCCCTGGAAATGTAGCTGCACTTGGCAACCCCTTCAAAGGCTTCCCTTCTGCTGCTTAA